A window of Cryptomeria japonica chromosome 3, Sugi_1.0, whole genome shotgun sequence contains these coding sequences:
- the LOC131063301 gene encoding uncharacterized protein LOC131063301, with product MTMCISPNLLVHKLQPYVKHKNPRIRAKASMCISKSVQRLGLEGIRDYGLDTILQIAASQLSDQLPEACEAARTLALELRAVYDKFVFNHEAQEVAEPMPKNDAWDQFCKSKLSASNALAVIRVKTGIY from the coding sequence ATGACTATGTGTATTTCTCCTAATCTATTGGTGCATAAGTTGCAACCTTATGTTAAACATAAAAATCCACGGATTCGAGCAAAGGCATCTATGTGTATATCCAAGAGTGTTCAGAGGCTGGGTCTGGAGGGAATCAGAGACTATGGCTTAGACACGATACTCCAAATAGCTGCCTCACAACTAAGCGATCAACTTCCTGAAGCATGCGAGGCAGCTCGCACACTTGCTTTGGAGCTTCGAGCTGTATATGACAAATTTGTTTTTAATCATGAAGCACAAGAAGTGGCAGAACCAATGCCCAAAAATGATGCCTGGGATCAGTTTTGTAAGTCGAAGCTTTCTGCTAGCAATGCGCTAGCTGTTATCCGTGTCAAGACTGGTATTTATTAA